The DNA region CCTTCCCGCACGGAGGTATATATGCACCACGCAGCGATGTCCAAGATCGTCCAACTCCTGGGCAGCTGTTGCGCACCCCAGAGCCGATCAGGAACTCTGAGGGAAACTGGCTGACCCATGCGAGTGGCAACTACGAGGTCCCGAAACAGCGGGTCTGCACGCTCCTCCGGTGGGTCAAAGGCAGGAGTGTCGAGAAGAACCCCCGGCCTGCTCACCTGCAGGCGGTAGGTAGGGCGATTGGACTCTTGCACAGGCATGCTATGTCATGGAAACCGCCTGCAGGGTTCACCCGGCGACACTGGGACTGGGAGGGCCTCTACGGTCATGGCTCAGGGTTCATGGTTCCCGGTGAGAGGGTCAGGTCTTCAATCCCTGCCCCGTACAGGGAGGGCTTCGACAGGACGACACTCAGAGTCCGCGAGGTAATGGAGGAGCTGGGCAGAGGCAGGGGGGCATATGGACTGATACACGCGGATATAGCGCTGGGTGCCAACGTGCTCTTCCACTCGGGGAGGGCGAGGCCAATCGACTTCGATGACTGTGGGTTCGGCTACTGGGTGTTCGACCTTGCCGTGCCCATCGCGCACTATACCAGCGACTACCAAGACTTCTCTCCGATGGCCAAGGAGTCGCTGTTCAAGGGGTATGAAGAGGTGCAAGCACTGCCGAAGAGAGTTGAGGAACATCTGGACCTCTTCGTCGCAGCTAGATATGCTCAGGAGATGG from Candidatus Thorarchaeota archaeon includes:
- a CDS encoding phosphotransferase → MRTPEPIRNSEGNWLTHASGNYEVPKQRVCTLLRWVKGRSVEKNPRPAHLQAVGRAIGLLHRHAMSWKPPAGFTRRHWDWEGLYGHGSGFMVPGERVRSSIPAPYREGFDRTTLRVREVMEELGRGRGAYGLIHADIALGANVLFHSGRARPIDFDDCGFGYWVFDLAVPIAHYTSDYQDFSPMAKESLFKGYEEVQALPKRVEEHLDLFVAARYAQEMAWAQAGVLDESVNTEDSMAWLDRAGKDLKRHLDSI